From bacterium:
CGGCGCGGCCGCGCGGCGGCCGGCCGCCGCGCAGGCGCCCGGGGTGCTTCGCATCGCGCGCGGCGCGGACGCGCGGAGTCTCGATCCGCACGTCAACGCGCGCCTCTACGACCGGATGGTCCTGTACACACTGTACGAGCCGCTGCTCGACGCGGACGCGCAGGGCAACTTCTTTCCGGTCCTCGCGAAGTCGTGGGATGTGGGCTCTACGGGCCTCGTGATCACGTTTCATCTGCGCTCCGGCGTCGCGTTCCACGACGGCACGCCGTTCAACGCGGACGCCGTCAAGTGGAACATCGAGCGGGTGCTGGATCCGGCGACGGGATCGGAGCACCGCACGCGCTTCGAGGGCATCATTCAGGGTGTCCGGGCCGTCGATCCACAGACGGTGCGGATCTATCTCACCCGGCCGTACCCGCCGTTGTTCTCCGAACTCACCGACCGCCCCGGCCTCATGGTCTCGCCCGCCGCGGTCAAAAAGTACGGCCGTGACTTCGGCCGCAACCCCGTCGGCACCGGGGCATTCCGGTTCGTCGAGTGGATCCAGGGCAACCGGGTCGTCGTCCAGCGGAGCGAGCAGTACTGGAATCGGCGCGCGATCCGGTCGAGCGGTATCGTTTTCACGGATTTTCCGGAGCCGGCGGTCGCCGACGCGCGCCTGCGGGGCGGGGAGCTCGACCTCGTCTGCCTCGAAGGCCTCCCGGCGGACGACGTCCTCGCGTTTCAGAAGCAGGCCGCGTACCGCGTCGTTTTGAGCCCGGCGCGCCGCTGGGAAGCGATTCAGATGAAGGTGGACGTGCCGCCGTTCGACAACCGCAATTTCCGCCAGGCGGTGATGTACGCGATCAATCGGGAGCAGATCCACGCCGTGATCTACCGCGGTCTCGGCAGGGCGACCGGCAAGTTCTTCCACGAAGGATGGTGGCAGGACCCCGCCTACAACGGGCCGGCCTACAACCCCGACCTGGCGAAGCAGCGCCTCAGGGAGTCCGGATATCTCGACCGGCCGGCGCCGCTCACGTTCTACGTGCTGTCCAGCCAGGTGCCGCTCGGCGAGATGGCGCAGGCGCAGCTCGCCGCGATCGGGATCCGCACCAACATTCGGCTCGTCTCCGAGCGTGACCAGTACCCCATGGTGCTGCGCGGGGAGATCCCGTTTACCATCCCGCAGACCTGGACGCCGCGAGTCGATCCCCACGGCCTCGCCTACATCCTGTGGCACTCCAAGGGCTACGCGAACAGCGCGCACTACCGGAACCCGCAGGTCGACAAGCTCTTGGACGATGCCTCCGCGACCTACGACAAGGCCGTCCGAACCGGACTGTACCGGCAGGCGGAGCGCTTGATCGTCGAGGACGCGTCCTACGTGTTCTACTACGCCGCGCCGGACTACGCGCTGATGCGCGGTCAGGTCCGGGGTTTTCGCTACGGCTTCGATCTGATGCCGCGCGTCGCGGAGGCCTGGGTGGAAGGCTGATGTGGCGCTACGCGGCGCGGCGGGTGCTCATCCTCATTCCGACGATGCTGGTCGTCACGCTCGGCATCTTCGTGCTGATGCGTACGGCCGTGCGGGGCGACCCGGCCCTGTACCTGATGGGGCACGAGGCCACGCTCCGGCAGGCCGCGGCCGCGCGCGCCCGGCTCGGACTCGACCGGCCGATCCTCGTGCAGTACGGGGAGTGGCTGCGGCGCCTCGGGGCGCTCGACCTCGGCCGTTCGTTTGAATATCCGATCGACGTCCGCTCGGCGCTCGCGGGACGGCTGCCGGCGACCGCGGAGCTCGCCGGGCTCGCCACGCTGTTTGCACTCGCCGTCGCGATTCCGGCCGGGATGTTCATCACCGTGGCCCGCGACAGGCCCGCCGGCCGCGCCGTGCGTGCGGTGCTGGTCGCGGGCATATGCGTGCCGAACTTCTGGCTCGGGATGCTGTTGATCTACCTGTTCGGCGTCAAGCTGCACTGGCCGGCCGACAGCGCCTACACGCCGTTCGCGCAGAACCCGGGCCGCAACCTCGCCTCGATGCTCCTGCCCGCGGTCAGCCTCGCGGCCTTCTACGGCGCCGCGTGGGCGCGCTATCTCAGCTCGGCGCTCCTCGACGTGCTGCACGGCGACTACATTCGCGTGGCGCGGGCGAAGGGACTCGTCGAGCGCACCGTGCTGTTCAAGCACGCGCTGCGCAACGCGCTGATTCCCGTCGTCACGATCGTGGGGCAGAATATCCCCTACATGCTGGCCGGCGCCGTGATCGTCGAGGTGGTGTTCAGCCTCCCGGGCGTCGGCCGGCTGTTCAGCGACGCGATCCAGTCGCGCGACTATCCTGTGGTGCAGGGCGCCGTCCTGCTCGTGACGGCGGCGGTTGTACTGAGCAGCCTCGTCGTCGACCTGACGTACGGCGTGCTCGATCCGCGTATCAAGTACGACTGAGCCGTGGCCCGCCGTCTCGCGTACCGTCTCATGAGTCCGACCGGCGCCGCCCTCGGCGCCGCCGTCGGGCTGCTACTCCTCGCGGCGTGCGCCCCGCAGCTGCTCGGCGGCTACGATCCGCTGGAGATCCAAGGCGCACAGAGCCTCCGGCCGCCCGCGTGGGATCATCTGCTCGGCACCGACCTGCTCGGCAAGGACGTGCTGACCCAGATCGTGTACGGCACCCGCACCACGCTCCTCATCGCCGCGGGCGCGGTCGCGCTGAGCCTGCTCGCCGGGACGCTGATCGGCCTCGTCTCGGGGTTCTGGGGCGGCAGCCTGCTCGACGAGTGCCTCATGCGGCTCATCGACGCGCTCTACATTTTCCCGGATCTCATCCTGGCGCTGACGATCGTCGCCATTCTCGGCCCCGAGCATCTCGAAAGCGTCGTCGTTGCGCTCGCGGTCGGGCACGTGCCCGCGTACGCGCGGTTGGTTCGCGGGCGGGTGTTGTCGCTGCGCGAGGCCGATTTCGTCGCCGCGGCACGAAGCATCGGTGCGTCCGCCCGCCGCGTCCTCGCACGCCACGTGCTGCCGCAGACGACAGATATCATCGTCGCGCGGTCGGTCGTGGGCGTCTCCGGGATCATCCTCGGGGAGTCCGCGCTCAGTTTTCTCGGTCTCGGCGTCCAGCCGCCCACGCCGAGCTGGGGCCGCATGCTGCGGGACGGCTTTCAATATCTGCCCACGGCGCCGTGGGTGGCGCTGGCGCCGGGGGCCGCCGTCTTCGCGACGGTGTTCGTCTTCAACCAGACCGGCGAGCTGATCCGGGATCTGCTGGACCCGCACGCGGCGGCGGGGCGCGTGTCCGCGCCGGCGGCGGTGAGCCGGTGAGCCTGCGCGTGGGCGTCGGCTTCCCCGGCTGCCGCGAAGGCACCGCGTATCCGGTCGGGTTCGTGCATCCCGAGGGCCTCGCGGCGGTGGCCCGGCGGGCGGAGGAGCTCGGCTACCACTCGATCTGGTCGAACGACCACCTGACGACGCCGCACGGCGTCAGCGCGACTCAGGCCGAGATCCCGAACTTCTATGAGCCGATCGTCACCTACGCCACATTCGCAAACATCACGGAGCGACTGCGGTTCATGCTCGGCGTGATCACCCTGCCGCAGCGCGACGTCGTGCTGCTGGCCAAGCAGGTTGCGACGCTCGACCGTCTGACGGGCGGCCGCGTGATGCTGGGCGTCGGGCTGGGCGCCTACCGGGAAGAGTTCGAGGCGGTGCATCCTCAATTGAAAGGCGCGCACCGCGGCACGATGGTGGAAGAAGGCGTCGAGGGGCTGCGCCGCCTGTTCGCGGATGGACGCGCGAGCTTCGCCGGCCGCTACGTGCGGTTCGAGGCGGTGGAGCTGGCGCCGAAGCCGGTCCAGCGGCCGTTTCCGATCTACATCACGGCGCACGCATCGTCCGGCCTCGAGCGGGTCGGACGGCTCGGCGATGGTCTGATCGTGGCGGCGCGCACGCCGGACCAGACGCGGCGCGAGTGGGCGGAAGTGCGCCGGGCGGCGGCCACGTGCGGCCGGGATCCCGAGGGGCTCAGCCTGCACGTTCAGACGTGGCTGGCGTTCGGCGGCACGACCCGCGAGGCTGAGGAGCGCGTGCTCCGTTCGCAGCACTTCCGCCGCATGACCGCGGGCGGCCGAGGACGCAGCGACGAGGAGCGGCTCGCGGAATTTCGGGCCGGCAACCTTTTGGGCACACCGGCGGAGGTCGCCGAGCAGGCCGCCGCATTCCGGACCGCCGGCGCGTCCCACCTCGGCATCATTCTGCTGGTCGACAGCATGGAGGAGCTGCTCGCGCACATGGAGGTATTTGCGCAGAAGGTCGTGCCGGCGATCGCGTAGGTCGCACATCGGGCGAGGGGGAGGGGACGAGTGGCGCGGATCGAGATCGTGCTGGGCGATGAGGTGTTTCACGCCACGCTGTCGGAGGCCGCGGCGCCGAAGACCGTCGGGGCGGTGCTGAAAGCGCTGCCGTTCGAGGGGCGGGCGGTGCACGCGCAGTTGAGCGGGGACATGTTCCGCATGTTCGAGCACGCACCGATCCCGGTCGAGGAGACGGAGAACAAGCAGGCGTACCAGGCGCCCGGTGAGATCGTCTACTACCCGCCGATCCAGGAGATCGCGATCGCGTACGGCGCGGCGCGGTTTCGCGGAAACGCGGGCTTTCTATACCTTACCCCGCTCGGGTTCGTCGACGAGCAGGACCTGCCGCGCCTCGCCAGGACAGCGGAGCGCCTGATGTGGGACGGCTCGAAGCGCATCCAGTTCCGGCGGGCGGAGGGCGCCGCGGCCGCGACGTCCCGGCCGGTGGAGGCGGCCGGCCGGCAGATCGAGATCGATGTCGACGGAGTCACCGTGACGGCGTCGCTGCTCGACGCGGCCGCGCCGAAGACGGCGGCGGCGCTGTGGGAGGTATTGCCGCTCACGGGCCGCGTGACGAACACGAAGTGGAGCGGTCAGATGCTGCGGTTTTGGGGCCCGGACGGCGAGCTCGGGCAGGTGCCGATCCGGCTCGAGTCGCCGGAGAACGGCCAGGAGCTGCACTGGCCCGGCTACCTCTACTATCACCCGGCGTACCGGGGCCTGCGCCTCTGCTACGGACAGGCGCAGCAGAGCGGGCCGGCCACGGTGTCCCGCCTCACGCCGCTCGCGCGGCTCAGCGGCGACTGGAGCGCGTTCCGCGCGAAGGCCGGCGCGATCATGTTCGAGGGCGCCAAGACCATGACCATCCGCCGCAAGGAGCGTTGAGCGGATGAAGAAGATCACGATAGAGCTCGGCGGGGTCCGCGCGGAAGGCGAGCTGTGGGACGACCGGGCACCGAAGACGGTGGCGGCGTTGCTGCCGCACTTGCCGATCTCCGACCGCACGATCCACGTTCGCTGGTCGGGCGCCGCCTGGCGAACCGAAAAGAACTACCCGCTCCAGGTCGGCGAGATCGAGAATCGGGCGACGTGGCTCGAACGCGGCGACATCGTCTACTACGACGCCCCGGAGTACGACTTGTTCAAGGTGGCGTTCATCTACGGCCAGAGCCAGTGGCGCGATCCGAAAGGCGAGCTGTACGTCGCGCGCATCGGCAGAGTCACCGGGAACCTCGACGCCTTCGTCCAGGCCTGCGAGCAGGTGCTGCTCCAGGGGCCGAAGACCGTCGCGATCCGGCTCGCCTGACGGGGCACCTCGCCGCGGGCGGGCCAGGGTGGAGAGGAGGAGCAGATGAAACGCCGGGAGTTTCTTCGCACCACCGCGGCCGCCGCGGCCGGCTATGCCCTGGCCGGGAGGGGCGGCCTCCGTTGGGCGCACGCCGCCGCGCCGCAGAGCGGGGGGACGCTGCGCGTCGGGTGGATTCCGAACGCGCACACGCTCGATCCGCATTACTCCGTGGACTTCGCGGAGCGGCACGTGATGTACGCGGTCTACAACAACCTGGTGGCGGTCAACCCGTCCTTCGAGATCGTGCCGGAGCTGGCCCGGTCGTGGAAGATCGAGCCAAACGGCAAGGTGATCACGTTTCAGCTGCAGCCGGGCGTCCGATTCCATGACGGCACGCCGTGCGACGCGGCGGCGGTCAAGTGGAACATGGACTTCATCCTCACCCCGACCAACAACTCGCCGATGGGCAAGCTGATCGGTCCGTTCATGGCCGGCGTCGAGGCGACCGGCCCCACCACGGTGGTCTTTCACACGAAGGAGCCGTATCCGGGACTGCTGGCTGCGCTCGCCGAGCGGCCCGGCTTCATAGTGTCGCCCGCCGCGTGGCAGAAGTACGGCCGGGATCTCGGGCGCCACCCGGTCGGCACGGGCCCGTTCGAGTTCGTCGAATGGGTCTCGGACGACCACGTCACGCTCAAGCGGTTCGCGGGCTACTGGGACAAGGGGAAGCCGTACCTCGACGGCATCGTCTACCGGGTCATTCCGGATCCGGCGGTGCGCGGGACGATGGTGCGCACCGGAGAGGTCGATACCGCCAGTTCACCGGACCCCAAGGATATCCCGGGCCTCGAGCACGCTCCGAACGTGAAGGTCATCACGGCGAACCCGTCCGGCCACTGGTGGGCGACTCAGTGGCGCGTGGACCGGCCGCCGTTCAACAACAAGGCGCTCCGCCAGGCCATCGCCTACGGCATCGACCGTGAGGAGTTCGTCAAAGTGATGCTGGGCGGCCGCGGCACCGTCGCGAAGGGCCCCACGCCGTCCAACGTCTGGTGGTACAACGACGGCGTCAAGGGCTACACGTACGATCCGGCCAAGGCGAAGAGCCTGCTCGCCGAAGCCGGGCACGGAGGCGGGTTTTCCGCGGAGTTTGCCACCGACAACACCCCGCTCGGACTCCAGTTCGCCGAACTGCTGCAGCAGCAGCTCAAGAAGATCAACGTCAATATCACGATCAACCCGGTCAATCCGTCCGACATGTACCAGCAGGTGCTGGCCGCGAAGCTGAACTGGGCGAGGACGGACTGGACGCTGCGCGGCGATCCCGACGGGCTGCTGCGCATCCTCTTCTACACCGGCAACTTTGCCAATTCCACCGGGTACTCGGGCGTGGACCGGCTGCTGCGGGACGCCAGTTCCACCTACGACCGGGCGATCCGGAAGAAGGTCTACGGCGAGATCGAGCAGACCGTGATCAACGACGCGCCGTACGTTTGGTTCTTCTACGTGCCGGAATACGCGCCGACCCGGACCCAGGTCCAGAACTTCGCCTGGATTCCGGACTCCGTGCCGCGCTACCGGGACCTGTGGATCGCCAAGTGACGTGGGCGACGCCGTCGCGTCCCGACGGCTAGTCCCGCGCCGGTGGGACTGACCGGCCGTGGCGCGCTACATCGTCCAGCGCCTGCTCGCCATCATCCCGATGGCCGTGCTGCTGACGGCCGCCGTCTTTGCGCTGGTGCACGTCTTTCTGGGCGACCCGGTGGTCCTGATGCTCGGGCGGGAAGCGGATCTCGACACGGCGCAGCGGCTGCGCCACGAGCTGGGGCTCGACCGGCCGCTCTACGTTCAGTACGCGGACTGGCTGACCGGGGCCGCGCGCGGGGACCTCGGCCGTTCCCTGCGCGACCGGGTGCCGGTGGCCCGCGCCCTCGAGGAACGCCTCGGGGTCACCGGGGAGCTGACGCTGCTCGCCATGGCGGCGGCGCTCGCCGTCGCGCTGCTGCTCGGCACCGCGGCGGCCGTCCACGCCGGGAGCGCCCTGGATCTCGCGGTCTCCGGGTTCTGCATCGCCGGCGTGACGCTGCCCAACTTCCTCGTCGGGATCATCCTCATCTTTTTCTTCGCTCTGACGCTCCGATGGCTGCCGAGCGGCGGCTACGCGCCGCTGCTCGCGCAGCCCCTCGAAAACCTGCGGCTCATGATCCTGCCGACGGCGACGCTGAGCCTCGCGTACATCGGGTTCCTGAGCCTCGTGCTGAAGTCGAGCCTCAAGGTCGCCCTCCGGGCGCCGTACGTGCAGACGGGGCGGGCGAAAGGCATCACCGAGCGGCGGGTGCTCGTGCGGCACGTCCTGCGCAACTCGTTGATCCCGCTGCTGAGCGTGCTCGGCGTCGAGGTGGGCCGGCTGTTTGGCGGCGCGGTGATCACAGAGACGATCTTCGCGCTGCCGGGCGTCGGGCGCCTTCTGGTCGACTCGATCCTCGGCCGCGACTTCCCCGTCATCCAGGCCGTCGTGGCGCTGCTCACGTTCGGGGTGCTCGTTGTGAACCTCTGCGTCGATCTCGCCTACGGATGGCTCGATCCGCGGGTGACCTACGAGTGAGCTCGAACACGGCGGGCCGGCCGCCGCGGACGGTCTTGCCGTGGCATACACCGATTCCCCGGTAGCGCTGCCTCGCGGACGCCCCTCGACGGTCCCCGTGGGGCGGCTCATGACGCGAACGCGTCGGGTGCTCCGGAACCGCCCGCTCGTCGCGGGCGTCTGTCTGGCGGGCGCCGCCGTCGCGATGGCGCTGCTCGCGCCGTGGCTCGCGCCATACGATCCGCTCGCCTATCACCCCGACCACACGCTCGAGGGCCCAAGCCGCGCGTTCCTGCTCGGCACCGACAATCTCGGACGGGACATTCTGAGCGAGGACATCTACGGCGCCCGGATCTCGCTCGTGGTGGGCTCGGCGGCGGTGGTGCTCGGGCTCGCCGGCGGCGTGCCGTGGGGGCTCGTGAGCGGTTTTCTCGGCGGGCGCCTCGACTACGGGCTGATGCGGTTGGCCGACGTCGCGCTCGTCTTTCCGTCGCTCGTGCTCGCGCTCGTGATCCGCGCGTTCCTCGGCTCGAGCCTCCTCAACGTCATCGTCGCGCTCGGGGTCACGATCACGCCGGGGCTCGCGCGGGTCACGCGGGGCGAGGTGCTGAGCATCCGGTCCCGCGACTTCGTCGTCGCGGCCGTGGCCGTCGGCGCCAGCACCCCGCGGATCTTGCTCCGCCATATCATCCCCAACATCCTCGACCTCATCGTGGTCCTCGGCACGGCGGGGATGGGCGGCGCGATCTTGACCGAGGCGAGCCTGTCGTTCCTCGGGTTCGGCACGCCGCCGCCGGCCCCGAGCTGGGGGCGCATGCTGCGCGAGGGCTACGCGTATCTCCTGATCACGCCCTGGATCTCGGTCAGCGCCGGCGTCGCGATCTTCATCGCGGTGCTGGGGTTCTACCTCGCCGGCGAGGGCGCGCGGCGGCTGCTGCACCGCGAGCGGGTCTGAGGGAAGCGGCGCGGTAGCTGGCGAAACGAGACGGCAAGAGGCACCGCCGCCGGCGGACGTCACCGCCGGCGGCCGCGGTCTGAGTCCGGAGGTCCGGTATGCGCATCGCGTTGTGCCAGCTCGTCGCGTCCCCGAACAAGTCCGACAATCTCGAGGCGGCGGTCCAGGCGCTGCGGGAGGCCGGACGCCGCGGCGCCGACGTGGCGCTGCTCCCGGAAGTCTACATGGCGTTTGTGCACCCGAAGGGCCCCGCGAAGCCCGCCGAGATCGCGGAGCCCGTGGACGGACCGTTCGTCTCGAGCTTGGCCGCGGAGGCGCGCGCACAGCACCTCTACGTCGGCTGCGGGCTCTGGGAGGCGGCGCCGGGGGAGCGCGTCCGGGCGTTCAACACCACGGTGCTGATCGGCCCCGACGGACGGGTGGTGCTCGCGTACCGCAAGACGCACCTCTACGACGCGTTTGCGTTCCGGGAGTCGGACCTCATCGTGGCGGGGGACGAGCCGCCCGACGTGATTCGCACCCCGCTCGGCACGTTCGGCCTGCTGGTGTGCTACGAGCTGAGGTTCCCGGAGCTCGCCCGCCGCCTGGCCCTCGCCGGCGCAGACGTGCTGCTCCTGCCGGCGGCGTGGATCGCCGGCCCGCTGAAGGAAGCGCACTGGGCGACGCTGCTGCAGGCGCGGGCGATCGAGAACACGATCTTCGTCGCGGCCGCCAACCAGACCGGAAACGTCAGCACCGGCCGCAGCGTTCTCGTCGATCCGATGGGCGTGTCGATCGTCGACGCCGGGGAGGAACCCGGCGTCTACACCGGCGACGTCGATCTCGCGCGCATCGCGCGGGTCCGCGAGAAGCTGCCGCTGCTGCAGCAGCGCCGCGACGCGCTGTACACGCCGCCCGCGGTGGGAGCCCGCCGGTAGTCCGTCTCGGTCTGTCGGTCCGCGCCGGCGAGCGGCGCGACGAGGAACTGGCGCTCGCCCGCCGGCTCGGCTACGACGCCGTCGAGATCAGTATGGACGGGACCGGCATGGTGTTCGGCGGCCGCCTCCACGCCGATCGCCTGCGCGACGCGTTGCGCGCCTTCGCCGCGCACCCCTTCAGCTACTCGGTGCACAGCCCCAGCAGCCTCGACCTGCGCGATCGCCGCAACCGGGAGGCGCAGCTGGACCTCGCGCGCGCGACGCTGCGCTTCAGCCGGGAGGTCGGAGCCCGCGTGCTGGTGATCCACTTCGAACAGCAGAGTCCCGATCGGGAGGACGAAGCCGCGTTCACCGAAGCGATCCTTCGCCTCTCCGACGAGGCCGGCGGCGTGCTGCTCGGCGTCGAGAATATCGAGGTCGAGCGGGTCGAGCCCGTGGTCGAGCGCGTTCGCCAGATCGCCCGGCCGAATGTGATCATGACCCTCGATGTGGGGCACGCCGCCCTCGCCGCGGCCCAGTTCCGCTTCGACCTGATGGACGCGGTCCGGACGGCGCTGCCGGCGGTCGGGCACGTGCACGTCAACGACAACTTCGGACGCTACGATCCGCTGCGTCTCGAGAACTTCACGCTGTACCGAACGCAAACGCCGGCCGATACGTTTCCCTTAGGGAAGGGCGACCTGCACCTGCCGGTCGGTTGGGGGGCCCTGCCGCTGGACCGCGTCTTCGGCCTCCTGCGCGGGTACCGGGGGACGGTGATTCACGAGTACCGTCACGCGCTGTTCCCGGACACGGCCGCGGCGGACTACGGCCGCGTCCGCGCCCTCGTCGACACGCTGGACGGCGGACCGCGGGACGCGCATGCTGGCGGTGGATGACGAAGAGGGTGCCGGTGACGGAGCCCGAATTGGGGGATTCCACGGCACACCAGATCCGGACAGGGGGGTGGGTGTTTGTGAGACGGTATAGCAGGCTGCGCGGGTCGGCGCCGGTGGTGCTGGCGCTGCTGGCCGCGGTCCTACTGATCCCGACGTCGGTGCCGCGGAGCGCCGGGGCCGCGGGTCAGGTCACGCTGAACGTCTACATCAACGGCGACACGAACATCTTCGATCTCTGGAACAAGTCGCTGCTGCCGGCGTTCACCAAGCGCTACCCGCAGTACCGGACCAACATGGTGGCGCTGCTGCACGGCAACGGCGGGCAGGGCGTGCTCGACAAGCTGATCGCCGCCAAGCGCGCCGGCCGCACGACGGACGTCGACCTGTGGGAGACCGAGCCCTCGATCGTCGAGCAGGGCATCCCGGAGGGCCTCTGGGTCAAGCTGACGGACAAGCTGGTCGCGAACCTCGCCAAGATTCCCCCCGAGAAGATCGCCGCGACGCAGGGGTACGGCGCGCCGTACCGCGGGTCGTCGGTCGTGATCGGCTACAACAGCGCGTTCGTGAAGAACCCGCCCAAGACGTTCGACGACCTGGTGGCCTGGATCAAGGCCAACCCCGGCAAGTTCACCTATTGCGATCCCAACACCGGCGGCTCCGGCCAGGCGTTCGTCTCCGCGGCGATCTACAAGTTTGTGAACCCGGAGAAGTTCGCGGGCAGCGCCTACGACCCGAAGGAAGAGAGCGCGTGGGAGCCGGCGTGGAAGCTGCTGCGCGATCTGCAGCCGGCGATGTACAATAACGGATTCCACCCGAACGGCAACGTGGCCGTGCTGCAGCTGCTCGGCCAGCAGAACATCTACATGGCGTCGGTGTGGTCGGACATGGGCCTCGACTTCTACAAGCGCGGTCTCGTGCCCAAGACCGTGAAGTACGAGCAGATCACGCCGCCGCTCTTCGGCGGCGACTCGACCGTAACGCTGCCGTCGTTCTCCGCCCACCTCGAGGGCGCGCTCACGCTGCTCAACTGGCTGCTCACGCCGGAGGCGCAGGAACTCGTCATCCGGGACGTCTCCGGGTACCCGGGCGTCGACTGGAAGTACATGCCCGAGTCGGTGCGCCGGCAGTTCGCCGACGTGGCGAAGCCCTACTCGCCGCTGCCGAACGCGAAGTACCTCGCCGACATCAAGCGGCTGTGGCACGATCGGGTGGCGGCCGGACAGTAGCCCGTCCACCGGCATGAACGAAGTGGTCTCGGCGCCGCGGCCGCGCCGCGGCGCGGGAGTGCGGCGGGGAGCACTGGGGCTCGCCCTGGTGCTCCCGCCGCTGCTTGTGCTCGCCTTTCTCGTCGCCCTGCCGGCGGTGACGGCGGTCATCGAGACGCTCACCCCGGCCGGAGGCGGCGGTCCCACGCTCGCGAACTACGCCCGCGTCCTGGCCGTGCGCACGCTGCGCGCGGACATCGTCTTTTCGATCGGCATCACGCTGCTCTCGGTCGCCGTCGTCTTCGCGCTCAGCTATCCGCTCGCGCTGTACCTCCGCTTCTCCCGCGGCCGCGCCGCGCGGGTGCTCGGCGTCCTGTTCGTCGTGCCGCTGTTCGTGCCGGTGGTCATCGCCTCGTTCGCCATGATCACGTTTCTCGTCAACCACGGCCTGGTCTCGACGCTCCTGTACCAGGTCGGGGTGCGGGCGTTCCCGCGCCTCGTCTACAACGGGACCGGCATCATGCTGACCCAGGTGTGGGTCAACATCCCATTCGCGGTGCTGATCCTCGGCGCGGGGCTCCAGGCGATCGACGACGCCCTCATCGACGGCGCGCGCGACGTGGGCGCCGGTCCGCTGCGCACCTTTCTGGCGATCATCCTGCCGCTCAACGCCGTGCCGACGATGATCGCGCTGACCCTGCTGTTCATCGGCGTGTTCGGCTCGTTCACGATCCCGTACCTCGTCGGCGGCAACGCGCCGGCGATGCTCGGCGTGACGATGACGAACTATCTGACCCAGTACCTGCAGCGCACCGAGGCGGTCACGATCGCCGTCCTGGCCTTCGTGATCGCCTCGGTGGTCGGGGCCGTGTACGTGGCGAGCGTGAGCCGCCGGGAGCGAGGGGCGGTCTGATGCCGTGGCCGTGGGCCGCGGGGGTGCTGCGCCGCGCCGTCGGCACGGCGGCGCTGCTGGCGCTCGCGTCGTTTATCCTCGGACCGCTGCTCACGCTGCTGGTCTGGGCGTTCGCCGGCACGTGGCTGTTCCCGAATCTGCTGCCGGAGTTTTCGCTGCGGTGGTGGGCGTTCGTGCTCGGCAACGCCGACGTCGGCAAGGCGATCCGCATGAGCCTGATGAGCGCACCGCTCGCGACGGTCATCTCGGCCGTGATCTGCATTCC
This genomic window contains:
- a CDS encoding ABC transporter permease, whose protein sequence is MARYIVQRLLAIIPMAVLLTAAVFALVHVFLGDPVVLMLGREADLDTAQRLRHELGLDRPLYVQYADWLTGAARGDLGRSLRDRVPVARALEERLGVTGELTLLAMAAALAVALLLGTAAAVHAGSALDLAVSGFCIAGVTLPNFLVGIILIFFFALTLRWLPSGGYAPLLAQPLENLRLMILPTATLSLAYIGFLSLVLKSSLKVALRAPYVQTGRAKGITERRVLVRHVLRNSLIPLLSVLGVEVGRLFGGAVITETIFALPGVGRLLVDSILGRDFPVIQAVVALLTFGVLVVNLCVDLAYGWLDPRVTYE
- a CDS encoding ABC transporter permease; this encodes MTRTRRVLRNRPLVAGVCLAGAAVAMALLAPWLAPYDPLAYHPDHTLEGPSRAFLLGTDNLGRDILSEDIYGARISLVVGSAAVVLGLAGGVPWGLVSGFLGGRLDYGLMRLADVALVFPSLVLALVIRAFLGSSLLNVIVALGVTITPGLARVTRGEVLSIRSRDFVVAAVAVGASTPRILLRHIIPNILDLIVVLGTAGMGGAILTEASLSFLGFGTPPPAPSWGRMLREGYAYLLITPWISVSAGVAIFIAVLGFYLAGEGARRLLHRERV
- a CDS encoding carbon-nitrogen hydrolase family protein, with product MRIALCQLVASPNKSDNLEAAVQALREAGRRGADVALLPEVYMAFVHPKGPAKPAEIAEPVDGPFVSSLAAEARAQHLYVGCGLWEAAPGERVRAFNTTVLIGPDGRVVLAYRKTHLYDAFAFRESDLIVAGDEPPDVIRTPLGTFGLLVCYELRFPELARRLALAGADVLLLPAAWIAGPLKEAHWATLLQARAIENTIFVAAANQTGNVSTGRSVLVDPMGVSIVDAGEEPGVYTGDVDLARIARVREKLPLLQQRRDALYTPPAVGARR
- a CDS encoding sugar phosphate isomerase/epimerase family protein, whose amino-acid sequence is MALARRLGYDAVEISMDGTGMVFGGRLHADRLRDALRAFAAHPFSYSVHSPSSLDLRDRRNREAQLDLARATLRFSREVGARVLVIHFEQQSPDREDEAAFTEAILRLSDEAGGVLLGVENIEVERVEPVVERVRQIARPNVIMTLDVGHAALAAAQFRFDLMDAVRTALPAVGHVHVNDNFGRYDPLRLENFTLYRTQTPADTFPLGKGDLHLPVGWGALPLDRVFGLLRGYRGTVIHEYRHALFPDTAAADYGRVRALVDTLDGGPRDAHAGGG
- a CDS encoding extracellular solute-binding protein codes for the protein MRRYSRLRGSAPVVLALLAAVLLIPTSVPRSAGAAGQVTLNVYINGDTNIFDLWNKSLLPAFTKRYPQYRTNMVALLHGNGGQGVLDKLIAAKRAGRTTDVDLWETEPSIVEQGIPEGLWVKLTDKLVANLAKIPPEKIAATQGYGAPYRGSSVVIGYNSAFVKNPPKTFDDLVAWIKANPGKFTYCDPNTGGSGQAFVSAAIYKFVNPEKFAGSAYDPKEESAWEPAWKLLRDLQPAMYNNGFHPNGNVAVLQLLGQQNIYMASVWSDMGLDFYKRGLVPKTVKYEQITPPLFGGDSTVTLPSFSAHLEGALTLLNWLLTPEAQELVIRDVSGYPGVDWKYMPESVRRQFADVAKPYSPLPNAKYLADIKRLWHDRVAAGQ
- a CDS encoding ABC transporter permease subunit, whose amino-acid sequence is MNEVVSAPRPRRGAGVRRGALGLALVLPPLLVLAFLVALPAVTAVIETLTPAGGGGPTLANYARVLAVRTLRADIVFSIGITLLSVAVVFALSYPLALYLRFSRGRAARVLGVLFVVPLFVPVVIASFAMITFLVNHGLVSTLLYQVGVRAFPRLVYNGTGIMLTQVWVNIPFAVLILGAGLQAIDDALIDGARDVGAGPLRTFLAIILPLNAVPTMIALTLLFIGVFGSFTIPYLVGGNAPAMLGVTMTNYLTQYLQRTEAVTIAVLAFVIASVVGAVYVASVSRRERGAV